The DNA window CAAAAGTTGTAAACTTGGTTGTTAAGAAGGATGGAAATGAGATATTAAGTGGGAGGGGGGATGGCTTGATAATATCAACCACTACGGGGTCTACGGCATATTCCCTCTCTGCAGGGGGACCGATAGTGGATCCAGAATTGGATGTTTTTATAATAACACCACTTTCTCCTTTAAATCTTATACAGAGGTCGATAATTGTCCCAACAAATTCAAAAATAGAGGTAAAGGTGTGTGAAGATGGAGCGGATGCACTTATAGCAATTGATGGAAGAAGTTATATACATGCACCTGCTGGGACAATATTATTGCTCGAAAAAAGCGAATTTACAACAAAGTTTATACGGTTAAAGGAAAGAAGGTTTTATGAAAAATTGAAGAAGAGAATGTCGAGGGAATTATGATATATGAAAAGAGTGCTTATTTTAGATTCTTCAGCCATAATGAATGGTTATAATCCACTGTTAGTAACTAACTGTAGGCAAATAATATCAGTTGATGCTCTGAATGAGATATTAAAAGATGATGAAAAAGCTTTGGTGGAATATGCCATTGAAATTGATAGGCTTGAAAAAGCAACACCTAAACCAGAAACTATCATGAAGGTAGAAGAAGTTGCAAGAAAAACTAATGACAGAAAATATCTTTCAAATAGCGATCTTTCAATACTAGCATTAGCATTGGATCTTATCGAAGAAGGATGGAACCCAGTTATATTAACTGATGATTTCTCAATACAAAATGTAGCAAAAGTTTTGGGAATAGAATATGCGCCAATAGCCACGCGAGGTATTAGAAAAGTGATTAACTGGAAGCTGTATTGTCCAGCATGTGGAAGAAGGTATGAAGATGAAGACATAAGTGAGTGTAATGTTTGCGGAACGAAATTAAAAAGAAAACCTAGACCTTAACAAATTTAGCTATGAAGTATCCAGGCGTATCATGTTCATCAGGATAGAAGCGTTGAAGTAAATTTGACCCTTTAATAATGTTTAATCCTTGTGTACCAATATAAAGAATCTGTTTATCCAATTCCAATGGGAAATTTTCTAAAGCATACTTCACAATAATCTCATTTTCATCTGGTGTTATAGTGCATGTTGAATATACAAGAATTCCACCTTTTTTCAAAATTTCCACAGCAGATTTAAAAAATTGCATCTGATATTGAGCACATGCAATAATATCCCTAACTGATTTATATTCAAATAATTTAGGTCTTACACCAAGTGCAGAGCATGGTGGATCCAGTAACACTTTGTCAGCCTTTAAAGATGGGTAATCTACATGGAGGTATCTAGAATCTGAAAAAATTACACTTACATTCCTTACTCCTAATCTGTTGATATTTTCTATTAACTTACTTATTTTTGACTTAGAATTATCAAAGGCGTATATTTTGGCTTTATTGGAAGTTAATTGCGCCAAATGTGTTGTCTTACCACCTGGAGCTGCACACATATCTACTATAACATCATGTGGCGTTGGTTCCAGAATAATACTAGTTAATATGGCAGGTATGTTTTGATCATAAATCTTACCAGAAACATATTCGTCTAGACATCTAATGGATGCACTTTGATATCTTGATCGCAAAACTTTAACTGCTAACCCCTTCCTCTGGTTGAGAATATCTACTTCACTTTGCATAGCGATTCCATTAGCCACAGGAAAACCTTTTTCATCAACGATAGTAACAAAATCCGATCTTGCAACACCCTTTGCTGATATAACGCCAGGAGCATAAAGATCAGCACCCACATAAACACTCTCTGCAGCTTTTTTATCTGCAACAACTATTTTCCCTTGAACTTCAATTTCAAAAGGCCCTTTAACTTTAATTAGTAAAACATCATCTAATATTGGATGAAAAACCGTTTCGATATTTTTCTCGCATAAAGACCTATATACTTCCTCAACACTAGCCTTAAGAGTATTTACGCGAATGGAATAGAATGAAGGGGGGTGCACTAATGCGCCAATTATATTACTTGTTTTTGAAAAACCGAAAAACTTACTTAAATAGGAAAAAAGTTCTTCTGAAAAGCGAGTCCCTTCAGCAAGCTTACAAGTATTGTCAGCCATAATATACAAATAGTATAAAGTAGTTGAGGTATTTAAGGTGTATTTGGGGCGGCAGGGTAAAGTAAAACTTTGTTCTCATTTTTGATGTAAATTTCAAGTGTGAAGGGGATGCTGGAAGTGTGAGTGGCGCATGAAAGGCATGGGTCATAGTTCCTTATCATTCTGGATATAGTATCATATAACCTCTCTTCAGAAACACCATACTTATCAATAACTTGTTGTGATCTGGCAACAATTTCACTTTCAATTACTGGTGTATTTTGGACGGTGGCCACTATCAAGTTTGCATACTTTATGTAGCCATAATCGTCAACCTTATAGTGATGTATAAGTAATCCCCTAGGAGCCTCTATAATACCAATACCATCACTATTCATGGGTTTCAGATTCTTTTGCAGGTAAACGGATTCCATGATTCTTTTATCATCTAATATTTCAAGAATTTTATCCAATACGTATTTGATTTCCGCTATTCTAACAATGTTATAATACTCAGAGGCGCATATTGGTGAAGGAACGTTATATAAAAATTGTTGGGCAAAGATTTCAGAATTTTCAGAATAGAATTTACCATTTATATTGAACCTAGCAAGAGGACCTACTCTATAATAACCGTTATCAATGATCTTCAAATATGGAGCTTTAGCATAACTCCAAGAAACTGCTTTTTCACATATCACCTTCAGATAATCGTTATGCTGAAAAGAGGTTAACAACTCGCCTTTTGGAGAAATGGCATGAATCTCATCTGAATGGTAGAGAGGATAACCTGACTTAGAATGTAACGACACAAAATTGCTTGGCAAACTTATAGAGTTCTCCAATATTTTACTTAACTTATCTTCGATTGTTTCAACGATGATATTAAATAGTTTTATTGATTTTGATGCTTTATCTCTCAATTCAGTTTGTTGTGAAGGTTTGAGTGGGTTAAGAAAAGTTCCAGCCATAGTTGCAGAAGGATGAATTGATGAACCACCTAAAATTTCTAGTATTTGTTGTGCAAATCCTCTAATTTCTAAAACATCTTTAACTAATGATGGATAACTTTTAATCATACCGACAAATCCAGGATTCGGTTTAATATCAGAGAATAATATGTCAGGGAGATATAGCATGAAAAAGTGAAGTAAGTGGCTGTGTAAAAATCCTGCGTAATGTAATAATTCACGTAACCTTATGATATTTTCTTTTGGGATTACTCCGAATATTTCATCCAACGCTTTAACCGATGCTAAATGGTGAGATGGAGAGCATAGACCGCATATTCTTGGTACGATTAATGGAACTTCTTCGATGGGCCTATTTATTAGTAGTTTTTCAAACCCCCTATATTCGGTTACTTGGAAATACGCATTTTCAATCTTATCATCATTTAAAACTAATGTAACTTTAGAATGTCCTTCTATTCTGGTTATTGGATGAAAAACCATTTTTTTACTCATGGCATTAATCACCTTCGTTTAATAAAGTTTAACTTAGAAGACGCTAATGTGTATCGGTATAGAAGACCTATGAGATCTTTTATTTTATTTATATCAATATCTTTTGACTTCTCATCAATCATTGACGAAATGGACGACAAAAATTTTACCGCTGCTTCATCGACATTATGGATGGGTCCCATGCAACCTCTACATGGAGTATTAGCTTTTATACATCTAGCATCACAACCAGCTCTAATTATGGGTCCAAGACAAAGCACACCTTGTTCTAAGAAGCATTCATTTGGTGTGAAAGGCTCAAGGGAGAATTGTCGAATACTTTTTATAACTTTATCTTCACCAGTGTTTAGTGGACATTCATTACATACACTTTTTTCAGGTAGTATGAAAGGTTCGCCTTTTAATAAATGTTCAAACAATTTAAGAATTAGATTTTTAGGCGGTGGACACCCTGGAATGGCAATATCAATATTAACAAAATCAACAATAGGTTTAGCATTATCAATTAATTTAGGCATATCATAATCGTCAAAAGAGATATTAGGTGAATAAACATCGTTAATTACACTTTGAATATCATGCAAGTTCAGTAATCCAGGTATACCCCCATAACAAGCGCAACTCCCAAAGGCTACAAGTAATTTACTTTTTTTACGCCAATTCAACAACTTATTTACATCTTCATGAAAACGCACATTTCCAGTTACTATTCCAATATCAACATTATCCGGTTCTTTAAAGTCGGTTAGTATGGGTGAATATACTATTTCCAAATTGTTGAAAATAACATTATCAACATGCCATATATCAAGTAATGAGTTTTCACAGCCACTACATCCAATTAATGGAAAAATGGCTAAAGTTAGCTTGGAATTCATAGTCTATAACCTCCCACATTTAATTTCACATGGACCAAGCTTAGTTATCTTGTAAGTGAAATCATCAACTATTTTGGAGAAGCGATCCCCCTCGCCAGCAGAAGCCCAGTCTATATGTAATCTATCTGGGTTTATACCCATTTCTTGTAAGAATTTTTTTAAAAATTCCACTTTCATCTTGGCTTTATAATTTCCATTTATATAATGGCAGTCTCCAGGATGGCAACCTATAATCAAAACACCATCTGCACCATGCTGAAATGCGTACAATATATGTGTTGGGTCCACACGTCCACTACACATAACTCTTACTATTCTCAAATTGGAGGAATAGGTTTTCCTTAAATTTCCTGCTAAATCTGCAGCTGCATAACCACACCAATTACATAAAAACCCAATTATTTTAGGTTTGAATACCTCCGCTTGTTGCAAGA is part of the Candidatus Methanomethylicota archaeon genome and encodes:
- a CDS encoding ribonuclease VapC, with amino-acid sequence MKRVLILDSSAIMNGYNPLLVTNCRQIISVDALNEILKDDEKALVEYAIEIDRLEKATPKPETIMKVEEVARKTNDRKYLSNSDLSILALALDLIEEGWNPVILTDDFSIQNVAKVLGIEYAPIATRGIRKVINWKLYCPACGRRYEDEDISECNVCGTKLKRKPRP
- a CDS encoding methyltransferase domain-containing protein, which gives rise to MADNTCKLAEGTRFSEELFSYLSKFFGFSKTSNIIGALVHPPSFYSIRVNTLKASVEEVYRSLCEKNIETVFHPILDDVLLIKVKGPFEIEVQGKIVVADKKAAESVYVGADLYAPGVISAKGVARSDFVTIVDEKGFPVANGIAMQSEVDILNQRKGLAVKVLRSRYQSASIRCLDEYVSGKIYDQNIPAILTSIILEPTPHDVIVDMCAAPGGKTTHLAQLTSNKAKIYAFDNSKSKISKLIENINRLGVRNVSVIFSDSRYLHVDYPSLKADKVLLDPPCSALGVRPKLFEYKSVRDIIACAQYQMQFFKSAVEILKKGGILVYSTCTITPDENEIIVKYALENFPLELDKQILYIGTQGLNIIKGSNLLQRFYPDEHDTPGYFIAKFVKV
- a CDS encoding F420-nonreducing hydrogenase, with translation MNSKLTLAIFPLIGCSGCENSLLDIWHVDNVIFNNLEIVYSPILTDFKEPDNVDIGIVTGNVRFHEDVNKLLNWRKKSKLLVAFGSCACYGGIPGLLNLHDIQSVINDVYSPNISFDDYDMPKLIDNAKPIVDFVNIDIAIPGCPPPKNLILKLFEHLLKGEPFILPEKSVCNECPLNTGEDKVIKSIRQFSLEPFTPNECFLEQGVLCLGPIIRAGCDARCIKANTPCRGCMGPIHNVDEAAVKFLSSISSMIDEKSKDIDINKIKDLIGLLYRYTLASSKLNFIKRR
- a CDS encoding hydrogenase iron-sulfur subunit, whose amino-acid sequence is MQQAEVFKPKIIGFLCNWCGYAAADLAGNLRKTYSSNLRIVRVMCSGRVDPTHILYAFQHGADGVLIIGCHPGDCHYINGNYKAKMKVEFLKKFLQEMGINPDRLHIDWASAGEGDRFSKIVDDFTYKITKLGPCEIKCGRL
- a CDS encoding Ni/Fe hydrogenase subunit alpha, with the protein product MSKKMVFHPITRIEGHSKVTLVLNDDKIENAYFQVTEYRGFEKLLINRPIEEVPLIVPRICGLCSPSHHLASVKALDEIFGVIPKENIIRLRELLHYAGFLHSHLLHFFMLYLPDILFSDIKPNPGFVGMIKSYPSLVKDVLEIRGFAQQILEILGGSSIHPSATMAGTFLNPLKPSQQTELRDKASKSIKLFNIIVETIEDKLSKILENSISLPSNFVSLHSKSGYPLYHSDEIHAISPKGELLTSFQHNDYLKVICEKAVSWSYAKAPYLKIIDNGYYRVGPLARFNINGKFYSENSEIFAQQFLYNVPSPICASEYYNIVRIAEIKYVLDKILEILDDKRIMESVYLQKNLKPMNSDGIGIIEAPRGLLIHHYKVDDYGYIKYANLIVATVQNTPVIESEIVARSQQVIDKYGVSEERLYDTISRMIRNYDPCLSCATHTSSIPFTLEIYIKNENKVLLYPAAPNTP